A window of the Tachyglossus aculeatus isolate mTacAcu1 chromosome 2, mTacAcu1.pri, whole genome shotgun sequence genome harbors these coding sequences:
- the CTNNB1 gene encoding catenin beta-1: protein MATQADLMELDMAMEPDRKAAVSHWQQQSYLDSGIHSGATTTAPSLSGKGNPEEEDVDTTQVLYEWEQGFSQSFTQEQVADIDGQYAMTRAQRVRAAMFPETLDEGMQIPSTQFDAAHPTNVQRLAEPSQMLKHAVVNLINYQDDAELATRAIPELTKLLNDEDQVVVNKAAVMVHQLSKKEASRHAIMRSPQMVSAIVRTMQNTNDVETARCTAGTLHNLSHHREGLLAIFKSGGIPALVKMLGSPVDSVLFYAITTLHNLLLHQEGAKMAVRLAGGLQKMVALLNKTNVKFLAITTDCLQILAYGNQESKLIILASGGPQALVNIMRTYTYEKLLWTTSRVLKVLSVCSSNKPAIVEAGGMQALGLHLTDPSQRLVQNCLWTLRNLSDAATKQEGMEGLLGTLVQLLGSDDINVVTCAAGILSNLTCNNYKNKMMVCQVGGIEALVRTVLRAGDREDITEPAICALRHLTSRHQEAEMAQNAVRLHYGLPVVVKLLHPPSHWPLIKATVGLIRNLALCPANHAPLREQGAIPRLVQLLVRAHQDTQRRTSMGGTQQQFVEGVRMEEIVEGCTGALHILARDVHNRIVIRGLNTIPLFVQLLYSPIENIQRVAAGVLCELAQDKEAAEAIEAEGATAPLTELLHSRNEGVATYAAAVLFRMSEDKPQDYKKRLSVELTSSLFRTEPMAWNETADLGLDIAAQGEPLGYRQDDPSYRSFHSGGYGQDALGMDPMMEHEMGGHHPGADYPVDGLPDLGHAQDLMDGLPPGDSNQLAWFDTDL from the exons GCGATGGAACCAGATAGAAAAGCAGCTGTCAGTCACTGGCAGCAACAATCATATCTGGACTCTGGAATCCATTCTGGGGCCACAACCACAGCTCCATCCCTGAGTGGCAAGGGGAATCCCGAGGAGGAAGATGTCGACACCACCCAAGTCTTGTATGAGTGGGAGCAGGGATTCTCTCAGTCCTTTACCCAGGAACAAGTGGCAG ATATCGATGGACAATATGCAATGACCAGAGCCCAGAGAGTGCGTGCTGCCATGTTCCCGGAAACTCTGGACGAGGGCATGCAGATCCCATCTACTCAGTTTGATGCAGCTCACCCAACCAACGTGCAGCGTTTGGCCGAACCTTCTCAGATGCTGAAACATGCAGTGGTAAACTTGATTAACTACCAAGATGATGCCGAACTTGCCACTCGTGCCATCCCTGAACTGACCAAACTGCTTAATGACGAGGACCAG GTGGTGGTTAATAAGGCTGCGGTTATGGTCCATCAGCTATCTAAAAAGGAAGCCTCCAGACATGCCATCATGCGCTCTCCTCAGATGGTGTCCGCTATTGTACGTACCATGCAAAATACAAATGATGTGGAAACAGCCCGTTGCACTGCTGGGACTTTGCATAATCTTTCTCATCACCGGGAAGGCTTATTGGCCATCTTCAAATCTGGAGGCATCCCCGCTCTGGTGAAAATGCTTGG GTCACCAGTGGACTCTGTATTGTTCTATGCCATTACTACTCTTCACAACCTTTTATTGCATCAAGAAGGAGCTAAAATGGCAGTGCGTCTAGCGGGTGGGCTGCAGAAAATGGTTGCCTTGCTCAACAAAACAAACGTTAAGTTCTTGGCTATCACAACAGACTGCCTTCAGATTTTAGCTTATGGCAATCAAGAAAGCAAG CTGATCATTCTGGCCAGTGGAGGACCTCAGGCACTAGTAAATATAATGAGGACTTATACCTATGAAAAACTACTTTGGACCACAAGTAGAGTACTGAAGGTGTTGTCAGTCTGCTCTAGTAACAAGCCGGCCATTGTCGAAGCAG GTGGAATGCAAGCTCTAGGCCTTCATCTCACAGATCCAAGCCAGCGTCTTGTGCAGAACTGCCTCTGGACTCTAAGGAACCTTTCAGATGCTGCGACTAAACAG GAAGGAATGGAAGGACTGCTAGGGACTCTCGTCCAACTTCTAGGTTCAGATGACATCAACGTCGTCACTTGTGCCGCCGGGATCCTGTCCAACCTCACTTGCAATAATTACAAGAACAAGATGATGGTGTGTCAGGTTGGGGGCATCGAAGCGCTGGTGCGTACCGTGCTGCGTGCTGGTGACAGGGAGGATATCACCGAGCCTGCTATCTGTGCCCTTCGCCATTTGACCAGCAGGCACCAGGAAGCGGAGATGGCTCAAAACGCCGTCCGCCTTCATTATGGACTTCCCGTTGTGGTGAAACTTCTCCACCCACCGTCTCATTGGCCTCTGATCAAG GCTACTGTCGGTCTCATCCGTAACCTTGCCCTCTGTCCGGCCAATCACGCTCCCCTGCGTGAACAAGGTGCCATTCCACGGTTAGTTCAGCTGCTGGTGAGAGCGCATCAAGACACCCAGCGTCGTACATCGATGGGTGGGACACAACAGCAGTTTGTG GAGGGCGTACGTATGGAAGAAATCGTTGAAGGCTGCACTGGAGCCCTCCATATCCTGGCGCGCGATGTCCACAACCGAATTGTAATCAGGGGCCTAAATACCATTCCGCTGTTCGTGCAG ttGCTGTATTCTCCCATCGAGAACATCCAGAGAGTAGCTGCCGGGGTGCTCTGTGAACTGGCGCAGGACAAGGAAGCCGCGGAAGCTATCGAAGCAGAAGGAGCCACTGCTCCCCTGACGGAGTTGCTTCACTCGAGGAATGAGGGTGTTG CAACATACGCTGCTGCAGTATTATTCCGAATGTCTGAGGACAAACCGCAGGATTACAAAAAACGCCTTTCAGTTGAGCTGACAAGCTCGCTCTTCAGAACCGAACCAATGGCTTGGAATGAG actgcagaTCTCGGACTTGATATTGCTGCCCAAGGTGAACCCCTGGGATACCGTCAAGATG ATCCTAGCTATCGTTCCTTCCACTCTGGCGGCTACGGCCAAGATGCCTTGGGGATGGACCCCATGATGGAGCATGAAATGGGGGGCCACCACCCTGGGGCCGATTACCCAGTCGACGGGCTGCCGGACCTGGGCCACGCCCAGGATCTCATGGATGGGCTTCCTCCGGGCGATAGTAATCAGTTGGCCTGGTTCGATACTGACCTGTAA